From a region of the Pan paniscus chromosome 19, NHGRI_mPanPan1-v2.0_pri, whole genome shotgun sequence genome:
- the CEP295NL gene encoding LOW QUALITY PROTEIN: protein DDC8 homolog (The sequence of the model RefSeq protein was modified relative to this genomic sequence to represent the inferred CDS: deleted 1 base in 1 codon), whose translation MCSVWSSSVIWRHTQFAVEQCGFCGSSGPGAPLEPSTFGSKHLPWEAVSAGFADRNRNMDGAMWLSLCPDNEDLLWRKKHKLLQARGKGDLALQRRADAKLWKNYQLQRLAEELRRGYQEAQHLHVGGLDRLQSARLLGWGGGRARENEPDSQGPIQRRSARPPRAKEKHRAALSEERSCREELGQQHPRHSRPRKTAASPEKPQTTKATGRMNSHLAPPEKRKGRPEPSTKSGGGRCAIHPRRSKGADLERPNPLVAAVGEIGLVEEKEKGTARAGRRQLGKGAVCFVPALTSRSQGQSLEGKLRDLGQLWPADSSYRREAVSPASQCTLREKNKWQKELELAFEELFNINRKLKKHLCLYLALKPRMDQRPGEEHAFSEMQECGAGTPRGKKMADPEMLPAGEPRSPAEEEAQQAASKTDLKTFMGKAQNQKYQGTVKPTFRNGSQTLSPEAGIFINEEDSLLYSTESGQETPKLGTLAEGSLQLHLQDQADRAGSTASRQRQKAEMEQRRQKQLESLEQMEHPDMSLEIHYKAELEKERREQRRARLAHLKSPSTRAQERERGSELSTTSPSGTSLADDDRHSQMIRDQQQQLLQQNRLHKQFLEEARKCLREFQNIC comes from the exons ATGTGTTCTGTGTGGTCTAGCTCAGTCATCTGGAGACACACACA GTTTGCTGTGGAACAG TGTGGCTTCTGTGGCTCCTCAGGCCCGGGGGCGCCCCTTGAACCCTCCACTTTTGGCTCCAAGCACCTTCCCTGGGAAGCTGTATCTGCTGGGTTCGCAGACAGgaacagaaacatggatggagccatGTGGCTGAGCCTCTGTCCTGATAACGAAGACCTGCTTTGGAGGAAAAAGCACAAATTGCTACAAGCCCGGGGCAAAGGCGATCTCGCTCTGCAGAGAAGAGCGGATGCCAAGCTGTGGAAAAACTACCAGCTCCAGCGCTTGGCTGAGGAGTTGAGGAGAGGGTATCAGGAGGCGCAGCACCTGCACGTCGGTGGCCTGGACAGGCTGCAGTCAGCACGTCTGTTAGGCTGGGGAGGAGGACGGGCCAGGGAAAATGAGCCTGACTCGCAGGGGCCCATCCAGCGAAGATCAGCCAGGCCCCCGAGGGCCAAGGAGAAGCATAGAGCAGCCCTTAGTGAAGAGAGGAGTTGCAGGGAAGAGTTGGGCCAGCAACACCCCAGGCACTCCAGGCCCCGGAAGACAGCAGCGAGTCCAGAGAAACCACAGACTACAAAGGCCACGGGTCGGATGAATTCTCACCTGGCCCCGCctgagaagagaaagggaaggccAGAACCTTCGACCAAGTCTGGGGGTGGCCGCTGTGCCATCCATCCTCGGAGGAGCAAAGGGGCGGACCTAGAAAGGCCAAACCCACTCGTGGCTGCTGTGGGAGAAATCGGGCTtgtggaggaaaaagagaaaggaacagcTCGGGCGGGGAGGAGGCAACTGGGAAAGGGGGCAGTTTGCTTTGTTCCAGCCCTGACCAGTCGCTCTCAGGGACAGAGTCTGGAGGGGAAGCTGAGAGACCTCGGGCAGCTGTGGCCAGCTGATTCCAGCTACAGAAGGGAAGCCGTGTCCCCAGCATCTCAGTGCACGCTCCGGGAGAAGAACAAGTGGCAGAAAGAGCTGGAGTTGGCCTTTGAAGAGTTGTTTAATATAAACAGAAAGCTGAAAAAACACCTGTGCTTGTACCTGGCACTGAAGCCCAGGATGGACCAGAGACCTGGGGAAGAGCATGCCTTCTCAGAGATGCAAGAGTGTGGCGCTGGGACCCCAAGAGGGAAGAAAATGGCAGACCCAGAGATGCTGCCTGCCGGGGAACCCAGGAGCCCAGCAGAGGAGGAGGCGCAGCAGGCAGCGTCCAAGACCGACTTGAAAACGTTCATGGGCAAGGCCCAGAACCAAAAATATCAGGGCACGGTCAAGCCCACGTTTAGAAATGGAAGTCAAACGTTGTCTCCCGAGGCAGGTATATTTATCAACGAAGAGGACTCATTATTGTATAGCACTGAATCTGGACAAGAGACCCCCAAACTGGGCACGCTGGCAGAGGGCTCCCTTCAGCTCCACCTTCAAGACCAGGCAGACAGAGCGGGCTCGACGGCATCCAGGCAAAGGCAGAAAGCAGAGATGGAGCAGAGAAGACAAAAACAACTGGAGTCGCTTGAACAAATGGAACACCCAGATATGAGCTTGGAAATCCACTACAAGGCTGAGTTAGAAAAAGAGAGGAGGGAGCAAAGAAGAGCTCGACTGGCCCATCTGAAGTCCCCCTCCACGAGAGcccaggaaagggagagaggatcTGAGCTCAGCACCACTTCCCCATCGGGCACCAGCCTCGCCGACGACGACCGGCACAGTCAGATGATCCgagaccagcagcagcagctcttACAGCAAAACAGGTTGCACAAGCAGTTTCTTGAAGAAGCCCGGAAATGCTTGCGGGAGTTTCAGAACATATGCTAA